One region of SAR324 cluster bacterium genomic DNA includes:
- a CDS encoding ADP-ribosylglycohydrolase family protein, translating to MLGAAVADAAARPLHWIYDTEKIQKLICGTANPEFWPKSESPFYTLPTGANSAYFDLSLVMLRSLNHNSGVFEPRIFMEHVVSHFGQNTPYETAFQKRKLNYTPEVREKGWPTPINGPWRHGLVTTMLENFSHTEEIPVGPETADEIDGFCAALPVWLVSKPEQRTTLSQKALKIVAGGHLCEDHALAFLQLLELALSGEQYPIHQLAQNPKIYRLPQQVTKEIEQVISASEVDHSEFVQQVGKACRYSGTFQGALHAVMKANSYEEGVRLSIFAGGCNCSRAIQVGSLLGAIHGEETIPKEWLDKTGSVTEVQSILGKLNLE from the coding sequence TTGCTAGGGGCAGCCGTTGCAGATGCTGCTGCACGGCCACTGCATTGGATTTATGATACTGAAAAAATTCAGAAACTCATTTGTGGAACAGCAAATCCTGAATTTTGGCCAAAAAGTGAATCTCCATTTTACACCCTACCCACCGGAGCCAACAGCGCCTATTTTGATCTGAGTTTGGTAATGTTGAGGTCTCTTAACCATAATTCTGGTGTTTTTGAGCCTAGAATTTTTATGGAGCATGTAGTTTCTCATTTTGGTCAAAACACACCTTATGAGACAGCTTTTCAAAAGAGAAAACTCAATTACACTCCAGAAGTTCGTGAAAAAGGATGGCCCACACCAATCAATGGTCCGTGGCGCCACGGGTTGGTCACCACAATGTTAGAAAATTTTTCACACACTGAAGAAATTCCAGTTGGCCCTGAAACTGCTGATGAAATTGATGGATTTTGTGCCGCATTGCCAGTGTGGCTGGTTTCTAAACCAGAACAAAGGACCACTCTGAGTCAAAAAGCTTTAAAAATAGTAGCTGGTGGACACCTTTGTGAAGACCATGCTTTGGCTTTTTTACAACTACTTGAACTTGCCTTGTCTGGTGAGCAATACCCAATTCATCAGTTAGCCCAAAATCCTAAAATATATAGACTTCCTCAGCAGGTAACCAAAGAAATAGAGCAGGTTATTTCTGCGTCAGAAGTTGATCATTCCGAGTTTGTCCAACAAGTTGGTAAAGCCTGTCGCTATTCAGGGACTTTTCAAGGGGCCCTACATGCGGTTATGAAAGCAAACTCTTACGAGGAGGGTGTTCGGTTGAGCATATTTGCAGGAGGTTGTAATTGCTCAAGAGCGATACAGGTCGGATCCTTACTTGGAGCTATTCACGGTGAAGAAACAATTCCAAAAGAGTGGCTTGATAAAACAGGTTCCGTTACAGAGGTTCAAAGTATTTTAGGAAAATTAAATCTTGAATAG